A single region of the Acidimicrobiales bacterium genome encodes:
- a CDS encoding hemolysin — protein MAGGAGPAEAPSEVPRLRGRLHQIAAPLAAVGTLWLVRVSGDRRAAVASLVYGLSSVIVYLVSATYHVYVRSPRAKALLRRVDHAAIYLLIAGTFTPVCLKLVGPPWGGRVLSLVWTVAILGATAKVAAFERFRKWGFGLYLGLGWLGVLLLPAFVSRPMLLAGALIGGLLYTTGAILFALRVPFRTAKWFGYHEFWHAVGVAAGVVFFLVNMAIVRGS, from the coding sequence GTGGCCGGCGGCGCAGGACCTGCCGAAGCTCCCAGCGAGGTGCCCCGGCTCCGAGGGCGTCTGCATCAGATCGCCGCACCCCTCGCCGCCGTGGGCACCCTGTGGCTGGTCCGGGTCTCCGGCGACCGCCGCGCTGCCGTCGCCTCCCTCGTGTACGGCCTGTCGTCGGTGATCGTCTATCTCGTGAGCGCCACCTACCACGTGTATGTGCGGTCTCCACGCGCAAAGGCCCTGCTCCGACGCGTCGACCACGCCGCCATCTACCTGCTGATCGCCGGGACCTTCACCCCCGTGTGCCTGAAGCTGGTCGGCCCTCCGTGGGGTGGTCGGGTCTTGTCTCTGGTCTGGACCGTGGCGATCTTGGGCGCCACGGCGAAGGTCGCTGCCTTCGAGCGTTTTCGCAAATGGGGATTCGGCCTCTACCTGGGCCTCGGGTGGCTTGGGGTGCTCCTCCTGCCCGCGTTCGTCTCACGTCCGATGCTCCTGGCGGGCGCTCTGATCGGCGGCCTTCTCTACACCACCGGGGCGATCCTCTTCGCGCTCCGCGTCCCCTTCAGGACGGCGAAGTGGTTCGGATACCACGAGTTCTGGCATGCGGTCGGCGTGGCAGCAGGCGTCGTGTTCTTCCTCGTCAACATGGCGATCGTCCGAGGAAGCTGA